A genomic window from Nocardioides sp. BP30 includes:
- the glgX gene encoding glycogen debranching protein GlgX, translating into MEPGIWSKLGESATVWPGRNWPLGAEWTEQWTNFAVYAPNATAVWLCLFSDGSDGSVEEVETRYRLTEQSLGIWHGRLPGIRPGQRYGYRADGPWDPAQGHRFNVNKLLLDPYALATSGTIRNEQALFGYDWDDPTQLDPTDSAPVTARSVVIDPAFDWEGDTPMRVRWRDSVIYELHVKGFTHLHDRVPEELRGTYAGLATPAVVDYLKDLGITAVELLPVHQFFSEPALLDRGLVNYWGYNTVSYFAPDAAYSASGDRGGQVTEFKQMVKALHRAGIEVILDVVYNHTAEAGPLGPTISFRGLDDRGFYKRVIPPVPTGGGDFAPGFDDTYWDVTGCGNTVNSWDDLALRLILDSLRYWVTEMHVDGFRFDLMPALCRTGYEIDFHNALLIAIGQDPVLRHVKLIAEPWDASMDGYLVGRMPPPWVEWNDQFRDTIRDYWRGRSGGVRNVATRLAGSSDLYADDGRSAYNSVNFITAHDGFTVRDLVSYERKHNEANGEDNRDGSDNNRSCNHGVEGETDDGAITALRRRQAANLMVTLCLANGVPMIVAGDERGRTQRGNNNAYCQDNEISWIDWRPDDAWLDVYEITKTALRLRRQHPVLRQRHWFEGKPTILGGPKDIVWLHPTGREMADADWADTGLATVGSFLTGSPLRSPGPHGEQQIDHSFLLWSNAADQPVEVTLPVNEWVHAGEVVLSTDPSIAEGTTVTSGERLELGPKTYLVLRSLDR; encoded by the coding sequence GTGGAACCCGGTATCTGGAGCAAGCTCGGCGAGTCCGCCACCGTCTGGCCGGGGCGCAACTGGCCCCTCGGTGCGGAGTGGACCGAGCAATGGACGAACTTCGCCGTCTACGCACCCAACGCCACAGCGGTGTGGTTGTGCCTGTTCTCGGACGGGTCCGACGGGTCGGTCGAGGAGGTGGAGACCCGCTACCGGCTGACCGAGCAGTCGCTGGGGATCTGGCACGGCCGGCTGCCCGGCATCCGACCCGGCCAGCGCTACGGCTACCGCGCCGACGGCCCCTGGGACCCGGCCCAGGGTCACCGGTTCAACGTCAACAAGCTGCTGCTCGACCCGTACGCGCTGGCGACCTCGGGAACCATCCGCAACGAGCAGGCGCTGTTCGGCTACGACTGGGACGACCCAACCCAACTCGACCCGACCGACTCGGCGCCGGTGACGGCCCGCTCGGTGGTCATCGACCCGGCCTTCGACTGGGAGGGCGACACCCCGATGCGGGTGCGGTGGCGCGACAGCGTCATCTACGAGCTCCACGTCAAGGGCTTCACCCACCTGCACGACCGCGTGCCCGAGGAGTTGCGCGGCACGTACGCCGGCCTGGCCACACCGGCGGTCGTCGACTACCTCAAGGACCTCGGCATCACGGCGGTCGAGCTGCTCCCGGTGCACCAGTTCTTCTCCGAGCCCGCGCTGCTGGACCGCGGCCTGGTCAACTACTGGGGCTACAACACCGTCTCCTACTTCGCCCCGGACGCCGCCTACAGCGCCTCCGGCGACCGCGGGGGCCAGGTGACCGAGTTCAAGCAGATGGTCAAGGCGCTGCACCGAGCCGGGATCGAGGTCATCCTCGACGTGGTCTACAACCACACCGCCGAGGCCGGCCCGCTCGGGCCGACGATCTCCTTCCGCGGGCTGGACGACCGGGGGTTCTACAAGCGCGTGATCCCGCCGGTCCCGACCGGCGGCGGCGACTTCGCGCCCGGCTTCGACGACACCTACTGGGACGTCACCGGCTGTGGCAACACGGTCAACAGCTGGGACGACCTCGCCCTGCGGCTCATCCTGGACTCGCTGCGCTACTGGGTCACCGAGATGCACGTCGACGGGTTCCGCTTCGACCTCATGCCCGCACTGTGCCGCACCGGCTACGAGATCGACTTCCACAACGCGCTGCTGATCGCGATCGGCCAGGACCCGGTGCTGCGGCACGTCAAGCTGATCGCCGAGCCGTGGGACGCCTCCATGGACGGCTATCTGGTCGGCCGGATGCCGCCGCCGTGGGTGGAGTGGAACGACCAGTTCCGCGACACGATCCGCGACTACTGGCGCGGCCGCTCGGGGGGCGTGCGCAACGTCGCCACCCGCCTCGCCGGGTCCTCGGACCTGTACGCCGACGACGGCCGCTCGGCGTACAACTCGGTCAACTTCATCACCGCCCACGACGGCTTCACCGTGCGCGACCTCGTCTCCTACGAGCGCAAGCACAACGAGGCCAACGGCGAGGACAACCGTGACGGCAGCGACAACAACCGCTCCTGCAACCACGGCGTCGAGGGCGAGACCGACGACGGCGCTATCACCGCCCTGCGCCGCCGCCAGGCCGCCAACCTGATGGTCACCCTGTGCCTCGCCAACGGCGTACCGATGATCGTGGCGGGCGACGAGCGCGGACGCACCCAGCGGGGCAACAACAACGCCTACTGCCAGGACAACGAGATCTCCTGGATCGACTGGCGCCCCGACGACGCGTGGCTGGACGTCTACGAGATCACCAAGACCGCGCTGCGGCTGCGCCGTCAGCACCCGGTGCTGCGCCAGCGGCACTGGTTCGAGGGCAAGCCGACGATCCTGGGTGGCCCCAAGGACATCGTGTGGCTGCACCCGACCGGCCGTGAGATGGCGGATGCGGACTGGGCCGACACCGGGCTCGCCACCGTCGGGTCGTTCCTGACCGGCTCACCGCTGCGCTCGCCCGGGCCGCACGGGGAGCAGCAGATCGACCACTCCTTCCTGCTGTGGAGCAACGCCGCCGACCAGCCGGTCGAGGTGACCCTGCCGGTCAACGAGTGGGTGCACGCCGGCGAGGTGGTGCTCTCGACCGACCCGAGCATCGCCGAGGGCACGACGGTGACCTCCGGGGAGCGGCTGGAGCTCGGGCCGAAGACCTACCTCGTGCTGCGCTCGCTCGACCGCTGA
- the glgP gene encoding alpha-glucan family phosphorylase — MRAIRRFTVRPVLPEPLSALGTLAGNLRWSWHGPAQDVFAAVDPQLWQQVEHDPVRLLGEVSRSRLDELAADEVFLDRLREAQRDLDRYLTEDRWYQRSVIGSEQGGPAAIGYFSPEFGVAAVLPQYSGGLGILAGDHLKAASDLGVPVIGVGLLYKHGYFSQGLSREGWQQESYPVLDPAGLPIAALREPDGQRATVTIDLPDGQTLTARIWVASVGRVPLLMLDADVEENSEGLREVTDRLYGGNSEHRLRQELLLGVGGVRALRVYSRLTGAPAPEVFHTNEGHAGFLGLERIRELTTDPDGPRLDFDTALEVGRASTVFTTHTPVPAGIDRFPRTLIEQYFAEGGGAVPGVPLARVLAFGSEDYEGGDPGVFNMAVMGFRLAQRANGVSQLHGHVSREMFNGLWPAFDEAEVPIGSITNGVHAPSWVAREFFALAQAEGADPASDDTDAFWAAVDKVPAERVFATKRTLRARLVEDARRRLHASYRRRGLASAELTWIDQALDPEVLTIGFARRAASYKRLTLMLRDPERLRRLLLDPERPVQLVIAGKAHPADDGGKKLIQDIVRLADDPSIRHRIVYLPNYDIGMAQPLYPGCDVWLNNPLRPYEACGTSGMKAALNGGLNLSILDGWWDEWYDGDNGWAIPTADPSTASGESLDQDRRDDLEAASLYDLIEHEVAPRFYDRGEDGVPVRWVEMMRHTLKSLGPKVLATRMVRDYVRELYAPAASAVHSLVDRTQADGYGEARELAAWKQRVRAAWATVRVEHVEGTAPRHPEVGASLEVRAYVALGALTPEDVEVQLVHGRTDDNDCIVASALTPLELVETYDGGRYCFAGTVALDRPGSFGYTVRVVPRNAHLASAAELGLVAIA; from the coding sequence ATGCGCGCGATCCGTCGTTTCACGGTCCGTCCTGTCCTGCCCGAGCCCCTCTCGGCGCTCGGCACCCTCGCCGGCAACCTGCGCTGGTCCTGGCACGGGCCGGCGCAGGACGTCTTCGCGGCGGTCGATCCACAGCTGTGGCAGCAGGTGGAGCATGATCCGGTCCGGCTGCTGGGAGAGGTCTCCCGCAGCCGCTTGGACGAGCTCGCGGCCGACGAGGTCTTCCTCGACCGACTCCGGGAGGCCCAGCGCGACCTGGACCGCTACCTGACCGAGGACCGCTGGTACCAGCGGTCGGTCATCGGGTCCGAGCAGGGCGGACCCGCGGCGATCGGCTACTTCTCCCCGGAGTTCGGCGTGGCGGCGGTGCTGCCGCAGTACTCCGGCGGCCTCGGCATCCTGGCGGGCGACCACCTCAAGGCGGCCAGCGACCTGGGCGTGCCGGTCATCGGGGTGGGCCTGCTCTACAAGCACGGCTACTTCAGCCAGGGGCTCTCCCGCGAGGGCTGGCAGCAGGAGTCCTACCCGGTGCTCGACCCGGCCGGGCTGCCGATCGCGGCACTGCGCGAGCCGGACGGCCAGCGCGCCACCGTCACCATCGACCTGCCCGACGGGCAGACGCTCACCGCACGGATCTGGGTCGCCTCGGTGGGCCGTGTCCCGCTGCTGATGCTCGACGCCGACGTCGAGGAGAACAGCGAGGGCCTGCGGGAGGTGACCGATCGCCTGTACGGCGGGAACTCCGAGCACCGACTGCGCCAGGAGCTGCTGCTCGGCGTCGGGGGCGTGCGGGCGCTGCGCGTCTACAGCCGGCTGACCGGTGCGCCCGCCCCCGAGGTCTTCCACACCAACGAGGGCCACGCCGGCTTCCTGGGGCTGGAACGCATCCGCGAGCTGACCACCGACCCCGACGGCCCGCGGCTGGACTTCGACACCGCGCTGGAGGTGGGTCGCGCCTCGACTGTCTTCACCACCCACACGCCGGTGCCTGCCGGGATCGACCGGTTCCCGCGGACGCTGATCGAGCAGTACTTCGCCGAGGGCGGTGGCGCCGTTCCCGGGGTGCCGCTGGCGCGGGTGCTGGCCTTCGGCAGCGAGGACTACGAGGGCGGCGACCCCGGTGTGTTCAACATGGCGGTGATGGGCTTCCGGCTGGCCCAGCGCGCCAACGGTGTCTCCCAGCTGCACGGCCACGTCAGCCGGGAGATGTTCAACGGGCTGTGGCCGGCCTTCGACGAGGCGGAGGTGCCGATCGGCTCGATCACCAACGGCGTGCACGCACCCAGCTGGGTGGCCCGGGAGTTCTTCGCGCTGGCCCAGGCGGAGGGCGCCGACCCCGCCAGCGACGACACCGACGCATTCTGGGCCGCGGTGGACAAGGTGCCCGCCGAGCGCGTCTTCGCCACCAAGCGCACGCTGCGGGCGCGGCTGGTCGAGGACGCCCGCCGGCGGCTGCACGCCTCCTACCGCCGGCGGGGCCTGGCCTCGGCCGAGCTCACCTGGATCGACCAGGCGCTGGATCCGGAGGTGCTGACCATCGGCTTCGCGCGCCGGGCCGCGTCGTACAAGCGACTGACGCTGATGCTGCGCGACCCCGAGCGCCTGCGCCGGCTGCTGCTGGATCCGGAGCGGCCGGTCCAGCTGGTGATCGCGGGCAAGGCCCATCCCGCCGACGACGGCGGCAAGAAGCTGATCCAGGACATCGTCCGGCTCGCGGACGACCCCTCGATCCGGCACCGCATCGTCTACCTGCCCAACTACGACATCGGGATGGCCCAGCCGCTCTACCCCGGCTGCGACGTGTGGCTGAACAACCCGTTGCGCCCCTACGAGGCCTGCGGCACCTCGGGCATGAAGGCCGCGCTCAACGGTGGGCTCAACCTCTCCATCCTCGACGGCTGGTGGGACGAGTGGTACGACGGCGACAACGGCTGGGCGATCCCGACGGCCGACCCGTCGACGGCGTCGGGGGAGTCGCTGGACCAGGACCGGCGCGACGACCTCGAGGCCGCCTCGCTCTACGACCTGATCGAGCACGAGGTGGCGCCCCGGTTCTACGACCGCGGCGAGGACGGCGTGCCGGTGCGCTGGGTCGAGATGATGCGCCACACCCTGAAGTCCCTGGGCCCGAAGGTGCTGGCCACCCGGATGGTGCGCGACTACGTCCGCGAGCTCTACGCCCCCGCGGCATCGGCGGTGCACTCGCTCGTCGACCGCACGCAGGCGGACGGGTACGGCGAGGCACGCGAGCTGGCCGCCTGGAAGCAGCGCGTCCGCGCGGCCTGGGCCACCGTACGGGTGGAGCACGTCGAGGGCACCGCCCCGCGGCATCCCGAGGTCGGCGCGAGCCTCGAGGTACGGGCCTATGTGGCGCTGGGTGCCCTCACCCCCGAGGACGTGGAGGTGCAGCTGGTGCACGGACGCACCGACGACAACGACTGCATCGTCGCCTCCGCGTTGACGCCGCTGGAGCTCGTCGAGACCTACGACGGTGGTCGCTACTGCTTCGCCGGCACCGTCGCGCTGGACCGGCCCGGCTCGTTCGGCTACACGGTCCGCGTCGTGCCGCGCAACGCCCATCTCGCCTCGGCCGCCGAGCTCGGCCTGGTGGCGATCGCCTGA
- a CDS encoding arsenate reductase ArsC, translating into MTATVLFVCVHNAGRSQMAAGFLRALGGDRVQVLSAGSLPADRINPTAVAAMAEVGIDIAGEQPTVITDAAVRQADVVVTMGCGDACPFFPGTRYEDWPLEDPAGLGIASVRPIRDEIRQRVLDLLASLD; encoded by the coding sequence ATGACCGCCACCGTGCTGTTCGTCTGCGTGCACAACGCCGGCCGTTCCCAGATGGCGGCGGGCTTCCTGCGCGCGCTGGGAGGTGATCGGGTGCAGGTGCTCTCGGCGGGCTCCCTGCCGGCCGATCGGATCAACCCGACAGCTGTCGCCGCGATGGCCGAGGTCGGCATCGACATCGCCGGGGAGCAACCCACGGTGATCACCGACGCGGCGGTCCGGCAGGCCGACGTCGTGGTCACGATGGGGTGTGGTGACGCGTGCCCGTTCTTCCCCGGCACGCGCTACGAGGACTGGCCGCTCGAGGATCCGGCCGGGTTGGGCATCGCGTCGGTCCGGCCGATCCGCGACGAGATCCGCCAGCGGGTGCTGGACCTGCTGGCCAGCCTGGACTGA
- a CDS encoding aquaporin, translating into MIYLYRRAVAELLGTAFLVAAVVGSGVMAQRLSPDDVGLQLLENSLATGAALVALVIAFGSVSAAFNPVVTLVEMALGRLWLAEAVLLVLAQLVGGLLGAVGANLMFGLSAVSVSHHHRASGAHLFAEVVATVGLMLVIHGALRRTHLESVAMAVGAYIAAAYWFTSSTSFANPAVTIARSLSDSFAGIAPASVPPFLLAQVLGGALALVLIRFLHPQESR; encoded by the coding sequence GTGATCTACCTCTACCGTCGCGCGGTGGCCGAGCTGCTCGGCACGGCGTTCCTGGTGGCAGCCGTCGTCGGCTCGGGCGTGATGGCCCAGCGGCTCTCGCCGGACGACGTCGGTCTGCAGCTGCTGGAGAACTCGCTGGCGACCGGTGCCGCGCTGGTCGCCCTGGTGATCGCCTTCGGTTCGGTCTCGGCGGCCTTCAACCCGGTCGTGACCCTCGTCGAGATGGCACTGGGCCGGCTCTGGCTCGCCGAGGCGGTGCTGCTGGTCCTCGCGCAGCTGGTCGGCGGGCTGCTCGGCGCGGTGGGCGCGAACCTCATGTTCGGCCTCTCGGCGGTGAGCGTCTCGCACCACCATCGGGCGTCGGGCGCGCACCTGTTCGCCGAGGTGGTGGCGACGGTCGGCCTGATGCTGGTCATCCACGGGGCACTGCGCCGTACCCATCTGGAGTCGGTGGCGATGGCGGTCGGCGCCTACATCGCGGCGGCGTACTGGTTCACCTCCTCGACCTCGTTCGCCAACCCGGCCGTGACGATCGCGCGGTCGCTCTCCGACAGCTTCGCCGGCATCGCGCCGGCGAGCGTGCCGCCGTTCCTGCTCGCCCAGGTGCTGGGCGGTGCGCTGGCCCTCGTCCTGATCCGCTTCCTCCATCCCCAGGAGTCCCGATGA
- a CDS encoding alpha-1,4-glucan--maltose-1-phosphate maltosyltransferase yields MVGRIPVMDVMPLVDRGRHPAKATLGEPFPVRATVFREGHDLLGCEVVAIDPAGGRRPPARMRLIAPGTDRYEAWVTPDQEGAWTFEVQAWSDPLATWLHDAPIKIEAGVDVELMFTEGRLLLDEVEVEVADETDRQVLESALDACGDPTRPVEARLAAITSPELARVLYENPLRQLLSTEGPFPVYADRPRALFGSWYEFFPRSEGATADPKTGRLRSGTFRTAAKRLDAVAAMGFDVLYLPPIHPIGEVNRKGPNNAVMDPPGPAPAEWTGSPWAIGSRHGGHDAIHPELGTFKDFDAFVARANKLGLEIALDLALQCAPDHPWVAAHPEWFTTRADGTIAYAENPPKKYQDIYPVNFDNDPDGIFTEVLRVVRLWMAHGVRIFRVDNPHTKPLAFWERLLAEVRATDPDVLFLSEAFTRPAMMHGLGAIGYHQSYTYFTWRNEKTEIEDYLREVSSESDHLMRPNFFVNTPDILHAFLQYGGPAAFKIRATLAAMASPSWGVYAGYELFEHVAVRPGSEEYLDSEKYQLRPRDWAAAAAEERTLAPYLTRLNALRREHPALQLLRNITVHSSDDDHVLCFSKTAGSDTVIVVINLDPHGTRETTVHLDPADLGVAGEYYAVHDEISGQDWTWGRDNYVRLDPGHESAHILTVRSSL; encoded by the coding sequence ATGGTCGGACGCATACCCGTCATGGACGTCATGCCCCTCGTCGACCGCGGCCGCCACCCCGCGAAGGCGACGCTCGGCGAGCCCTTCCCGGTTCGGGCGACCGTGTTCCGGGAGGGCCACGATCTGCTCGGCTGCGAGGTGGTCGCCATCGACCCCGCTGGCGGGCGCCGGCCTCCCGCCCGGATGCGCCTGATCGCACCGGGGACGGACCGGTACGAGGCCTGGGTGACCCCGGACCAGGAGGGCGCCTGGACCTTCGAGGTGCAGGCCTGGTCCGACCCGCTGGCCACGTGGCTGCACGACGCGCCGATCAAGATCGAGGCCGGCGTCGACGTCGAGCTGATGTTCACCGAGGGCCGGCTCCTGCTGGACGAGGTGGAGGTCGAGGTCGCCGACGAGACCGATCGGCAGGTCCTGGAGAGCGCGCTGGACGCGTGCGGGGACCCGACCCGGCCGGTCGAGGCGCGGCTCGCGGCGATCACCTCCCCCGAGCTCGCCCGGGTGCTGTACGAGAACCCCCTGCGCCAGCTGCTCAGCACCGAGGGGCCCTTCCCCGTGTACGCCGACCGGCCGCGCGCACTGTTCGGCAGCTGGTACGAGTTCTTCCCGCGATCGGAGGGTGCGACCGCAGACCCGAAGACCGGACGGCTGCGCAGTGGCACGTTCCGCACCGCCGCGAAGCGCCTGGACGCGGTGGCGGCGATGGGCTTCGACGTGCTCTACCTGCCTCCCATCCACCCGATCGGCGAGGTCAACCGCAAGGGTCCCAACAACGCCGTGATGGATCCCCCGGGCCCGGCGCCGGCGGAGTGGACCGGCAGCCCCTGGGCGATCGGTTCCCGGCACGGCGGCCACGACGCGATCCACCCCGAGCTCGGCACGTTCAAGGACTTCGACGCCTTCGTGGCCCGGGCGAACAAGCTGGGCCTGGAGATCGCGCTGGACCTGGCGCTGCAATGTGCGCCCGACCACCCCTGGGTGGCGGCACACCCCGAGTGGTTCACCACCCGTGCCGACGGCACCATCGCCTACGCGGAGAACCCGCCGAAGAAGTACCAGGACATCTACCCGGTCAACTTCGACAACGACCCCGACGGCATCTTCACCGAGGTGCTGCGCGTGGTCCGGCTGTGGATGGCCCACGGCGTACGGATCTTCCGGGTGGACAACCCGCACACCAAGCCGCTGGCGTTCTGGGAGCGGCTGCTGGCCGAGGTCCGGGCCACCGACCCCGACGTGCTCTTCCTCTCCGAGGCGTTCACCCGCCCGGCGATGATGCACGGGCTGGGCGCGATCGGCTACCACCAGTCCTACACCTACTTCACCTGGCGCAACGAGAAGACCGAGATCGAGGACTACCTGCGCGAGGTGTCGAGCGAGTCCGACCACCTCATGCGGCCGAACTTCTTCGTCAACACTCCCGACATCCTGCACGCCTTCCTGCAGTACGGCGGCCCCGCGGCCTTCAAGATCCGCGCCACCCTGGCGGCCATGGCCTCGCCGAGCTGGGGTGTCTACGCGGGGTACGAGCTGTTCGAGCACGTCGCCGTCCGCCCGGGCAGCGAGGAGTACCTGGACTCGGAGAAGTACCAGCTGCGCCCGCGCGACTGGGCGGCGGCAGCGGCCGAGGAGCGCACCCTGGCGCCCTACCTCACCCGTCTCAACGCGCTGCGCCGCGAGCACCCCGCCCTCCAGCTGTTGCGCAACATCACCGTCCACAGCAGCGACGACGACCACGTGCTCTGCTTCTCCAAGACCGCCGGCTCCGACACCGTCATCGTGGTGATCAACCTCGACCCGCACGGAACGCGCGAGACGACCGTCCACCTCGATCCGGCGGACCTGGGCGTGGCGGGCGAGTACTACGCCGTCCACGACGAGATCAGCGGGCAGGATTGGACCTGGGGCCGGGACAACTACGTCCGGCTCGACCCGGGCCATGAGTCCGCCCACATCCTCACCGTCAGGAGCAGCCTTTGA
- the treS gene encoding maltose alpha-D-glucosyltransferase, producing MSAQSLPPVPSPSIVEAPITSQPISIQPEWFKTAVFYEVLVRSFKDSNGDGTGDFRGLSEKLDYLQWLGVDCLWLPPFFPSPLRDGGYDVADYTGVLPEVGTVEDFHAFLDAAHERGIRVIIDFVMNHTSDQHPWFQASREDPEGPYGDFYVWSDSDELYQEARIIFVDTEPSNWTWDPVRQQYFWHRFFSHQPDLNFDNPAVHDAIMDALRFWLDMGIDGFRLDAVPYLYERPGTNGENLPETHEMLKKVRKIVDDEYPDRVLLCEANQWPADVVEYFGDPEVGGDECHMAFHFPVMPRIFMAVRRESRYPISEILEQTPPIPAGCQWGIFLRNHDELTLEMVTDEDRDYMWGEYAKDPRMKANIGIRRRLAPLLDNDLNQIELFTALLLSLPGSPVLYYGDEIGMGDNIWLGDRDGVRTPMQWSGDRNAGFSTANPGKLDRPLVMDPVYGYQAVNVEAQMEDQSSLLRWTQRMIHARKQHPAFGLGTFHDLGGTNPSVLAYSRDLEHPDGRTEVIVCVNNLSRFPQPTEIDLRRFEGKQLVEVLGGVSFPVIGELPYLLTLGGYGFYWFRLVDPVEPTEEGALL from the coding sequence TTGAGCGCGCAGTCGCTGCCACCCGTCCCGAGCCCGTCCATCGTGGAGGCACCGATCACCAGCCAGCCCATCTCGATCCAGCCCGAATGGTTCAAGACAGCCGTCTTCTACGAGGTCCTGGTCCGCTCGTTCAAGGACTCCAACGGCGACGGCACCGGCGACTTCCGCGGCCTGAGCGAGAAGCTCGACTACCTGCAGTGGCTCGGGGTGGACTGCCTGTGGCTGCCGCCGTTCTTCCCCAGCCCGCTGCGCGACGGCGGGTACGACGTCGCCGACTACACCGGCGTGCTGCCCGAGGTCGGCACGGTCGAGGACTTCCACGCGTTCCTCGACGCAGCCCACGAGCGCGGCATCCGGGTGATCATCGACTTCGTCATGAACCACACCAGCGACCAGCACCCGTGGTTCCAGGCCTCGCGGGAGGACCCCGAGGGCCCCTACGGCGACTTCTACGTCTGGTCCGACTCCGACGAGCTCTACCAGGAGGCTCGGATCATCTTCGTCGACACCGAGCCGTCCAACTGGACGTGGGACCCGGTGCGCCAGCAGTACTTCTGGCACCGGTTCTTCTCCCACCAGCCGGACCTCAACTTCGACAACCCGGCCGTCCACGACGCGATCATGGACGCGTTGCGCTTCTGGCTCGACATGGGCATCGACGGCTTCCGCCTCGACGCCGTGCCCTATCTCTACGAGCGGCCTGGCACCAACGGCGAGAACCTCCCCGAGACCCACGAGATGCTGAAGAAGGTCCGCAAGATCGTCGACGACGAGTACCCCGACCGGGTGCTGCTGTGCGAGGCGAACCAGTGGCCGGCCGACGTGGTCGAGTACTTCGGCGATCCGGAGGTCGGCGGCGACGAGTGCCATATGGCCTTCCACTTCCCGGTGATGCCGCGCATCTTCATGGCCGTACGGCGCGAGTCCCGCTACCCGATCTCGGAGATCCTGGAGCAGACCCCGCCGATCCCGGCCGGCTGCCAGTGGGGCATCTTCCTGCGCAACCACGACGAGCTGACCCTGGAGATGGTCACCGACGAGGATCGCGACTACATGTGGGGCGAGTACGCCAAGGACCCACGGATGAAGGCCAACATCGGCATCCGCCGCCGGCTGGCCCCGCTGCTGGACAACGATCTCAACCAGATCGAGCTCTTCACCGCGCTCCTCCTCAGCCTGCCCGGCTCGCCGGTGCTGTACTACGGTGACGAGATCGGGATGGGCGACAACATCTGGCTGGGTGACCGCGACGGCGTACGCACCCCCATGCAGTGGTCCGGCGACCGCAACGCCGGCTTCTCCACGGCCAACCCGGGCAAGCTCGACCGCCCGCTGGTGATGGACCCCGTCTACGGCTACCAGGCGGTCAACGTCGAGGCGCAGATGGAGGATCAGTCCTCGTTGCTGCGCTGGACCCAGCGGATGATCCACGCCCGCAAGCAGCACCCGGCGTTCGGTCTGGGGACCTTCCACGACCTGGGCGGCACCAACCCGTCGGTGCTGGCCTACAGCCGCGACCTCGAGCACCCCGACGGCCGCACCGAGGTGATCGTGTGCGTCAACAACCTCTCGCGCTTCCCCCAGCCGACCGAGATCGACCTGCGCCGCTTCGAGGGCAAGCAGCTCGTCGAGGTGCTGGGCGGAGTCTCCTTCCCCGTCATCGGCGAGCTGCCGTATCTCCTGACGCTGGGTGGGTACGGGTTCTACTGGTTCCGACTCGTCGATCCCGTCGAGCCGACCGAGGAGGGAGCGCTGCTGTGA